In the genome of Podospora pseudocomata strain CBS 415.72m chromosome 2 map unlocalized CBS415.72m_2.2, whole genome shotgun sequence, one region contains:
- a CDS encoding uncharacterized protein (SMCOG1034:cytochrome P450; COG:Q; EggNog:ENOG503NXFT; antiSMASH:Cluster_2), translating into MTIYQSILDATTGAPLPFVGILLVLAFVTVQAITIIRTAFLSPLGKIPGPFHARFTSLRLTYSVFSNNRIHYVHSLHRRYGPIVRISPREIDIAEPTTAREIHKMGSGFTKAPFYALLSPGPVDNIFNFRDPKLHSARRRLYAKGFTLSSLRKEWEPTIRETVALAVAKIKADAMRGERGAEVMGWFTLMANEIVCRLTFGGGEDTVKNGVKDPFVVMLERRMGDLAHLLKYFVPPVYYLGRMLALVVRPLRDVFYSQERMFAAGDRVVAQARRGEKVVDGGGRRNLFANALAEEEQGGPPGLSDTDIVTDAGALLLAGSDPTAISLTFLLWCVLSRPEVQREVEAEVAGMGSVEITDEVCEGLPVLNAVIEESLRLYGAAPGSMPRSVPKGGATLGGYYVPDDTVVVTQNWSLHRDPVAWENPDVFDHTRWLPGKQLSERAKMSFNPFGYGARQCLGVHLGRIEMRLAAAMFFRECAGAKLAASATPESMVVVDSFIAGVPKSRRLEITMKG; encoded by the exons ATGACGATTTACCAGTCGATCCTCGACGCCACAACAGGCGCGCCCCTTCCCTTTGTGGGTATTCTACTCGTACTAGCCTTTGTCACTGTCCAAGCCATCACC ATAATCCGCAcagccttcctctcccccctcggcaAAATCCCCGGCCCCTTCCACGCCcgcttcacctccctccgcctGACCTACtccgtcttctccaacaaccgAATCCACTACGTCCActccctccaccgccgctaCGGCCCCATCGTCCGCATCAGCCCCCGCGAAATCGACATCGCcgagcccaccaccgcccgcgAAATCCACAAGATGGGCTCCGGTTTCACAAAAGCCCCCTTTtacgccctcctctcccccgggCCCGTGGATAACATTTTCAATTTTCGGGACCCCAAGCTACACTCGGCCCGGCGTCGTCTCTACGCAAAGGGTTTTACCCTTTCCAGCCTCCGCAAAGAATGGGAGCCCACCATCCGCGAGACTGTTGCCCTCGCGGTGGCGAAAATCAAGGCTGATGCAATGagaggagaaaggggggcggaggtgatggggtggttCACCCTCATGGCCAACGAGATCGTCTGTCGGCTCacgtttggtggtggggaggacaCGGTGAAAAATGGGGTGAAGGACCCGTTTGTGGTTATGCTGgaaaggaggatgggggattTGGCGCATTTGCTCAAGTATTTTGTTCCGCCGGTTTACTACCTCGGGAGGATGCttgctttggtggtgaggccgCTAAGGGATGTGTTTTACTCGCAGGAGAGGAtgtttgctgctggggataGGGTTGTGGCGCAGGCAaggaggggagagaaggttgtggatggtggggggaggaggaatttGTTTGCCAATGCGCTGgcggaggaagagcaagGGGGGCCGCCTGGGCTGAGTGATACGGATATTGTCACTGATGCTGGTGCTTTGTTGCTTGCTGGGTCGGATCCGACGGCTATTTCGTTGACGTTTTTGCTTTGGTGCGTGCTCAGCCGGCCGGAGGTGcagagggaggttgaggcggaggtggcggggatggggagtgtGGAGATTACTGATGAGGTGTGCGAAGGGTTGCCGGTTTTGAACGCGGTTATTGAGGAGAGCCTGCGGCTGTATGGCGCAGCGCCGGGGTCAATGCCGAGGAGTGTGCCGAAGGGGGGAGCCACGCTTGGTGGGTACTATGTCCCGGATGATACGGTGGTGGTTACGCAGAACTGGAGCCTGCACCGCGATCCGGTCGCGTGGGAAAATCCGGATGTGTTTGACCATACCCGCTGGCTGCCGGGTAAGCAGCTGTCGGAGCGGGCCAAGATGTCGTTCAACCCGTTCGGGTACGGTGCCCGGCAGTGCTTGGGGGTGCATCTCGGCCGAATCGAAATGCGGCTGGCTGCGGCCATGTTTTTCCGGGAGTGTGCGGGAGCCAAGCTTGCCGCTTCTGCTACGCCGGAGagcatggtggtggtggatagtTTTATTGCTGGTGTTCCGAAGTCTCGGAGGCTAGAAATCACAATGAAGGGGTAA